The sequence gtaaattgcgagaagatgagatttgtgattaggaacctggtagatgttgatgatgtctccctggcaacggcaccagaaattccttttgatgtttgcttgaactacgtcggtatttccccaaagaggaagggatgatccagcacaacaacagtaggtatttacctcagtgatgggatcaaggttatcgaaccagtaggtgaACCACACAACACcatgtaaacagctcctgcacacaaagagcaaatacttgcaacccgacataagagaggggttgtcaatccctcatgggtaaaaagataggtaaaattatagtagattggataaatagatctcgcgggaacgcgagataaaaataaaaataaaaaaattgcagcaaggtatttttggatttttggattaatagatctgaaaataaaagcaaataaaaaaagaTCTCAAAGGCAGATATGattaagaagagacccgggggccgtagatttcactagtggcttctctcgagaaaatagcatacggtgggtaaacaaattactgttgggcaattgatagaacttcaaataatcatgatgatatccatgcaatgatcattatataggcatcacatccaagattagtagaccgactcctgcctgcatctactattattactccacacatcgaccgctatccagcatgcatctagtgtattaagttcatggagaaacagagtaattcaataagaacgatggcatgatgtagacaagatcaatttatgtagaaatagaccccatcttgttatccttaatggcaacgatacaagcAGAGCAGATGGAGTTATAGtagagcagatgcagatgttggTGATCTTGTTCTATATGTAACAAACAAGCAGAACAATTAGAAAATTTGGCGCTGGTGCATTTTTAGGGTGGGAGGATGGGAGCACGCATCACAGACAaacacatcagcacacacacatgttgggaaacgtagcatgcaatttcaaaaaaattcctacgctcacgcaagatctatctaggagatgcataacaatgagagggggagagtgtgtccacgtaccctcgtagaacgaaagcgtaagcgtttgcttaacatggttgatgtagtcgaacgtcttctcgttctgaccgatcaagtaccgaacgtacggcacctccgagttctgcacacattcagagcgatgacgtccctcgagctcttgatccagcagagtgtcgaggaagtagacgagtttcgtcagcacgacgacatggtgatgtgatccgcgcagggcttcgcctaagcaccgcgagaatatgaccggaggcgtaaactgtggaggggggcgccgcacacggctcgGAACAATTAGTGTGTGTGTTGTaggccccccgtatataaaggatggagaggAAGAGGACCGGccctaggtgagggagtcctggattaaggggtcctcggacagccggactatatgtgtATGCCGGagtgttgggctatgaagatacaagatagaagacttcatcccgtgtccggatgggactctcctttgtgtggaaggcaagcttgggatgtgaagattcctttctctgtaaccgactctgtgtaaccctagcctcctccggtgactatataaaccggagggtttagtccgtaggacaaaaacaatcgtaaccataggctagcttctagggtttagcctctacgatctcgtggtagatcaactcttgtaatactcatatcatcaagatcaatcaagcaggaagtagggtattacctccatcgagaggcccgaacctgggtaaacattgtgtcccctgcctcctgttaccattagccttagacgcacagtccgggaccccctgcccgagatccgccagctttgacaccgacattggtgctttcattgaaagttccaaTGTGTcgccaccataaggcttgatggctccttcaatcatctacaacaacattATGAATGCATTTTGAGATGGGGACGTTAATTAACTTGTTCGTCCATGGTTGCAGTCTCGCAGCCAACATTTTGGCAATTACTTTGCAAAGAGGTGGATTAGGCTAATGGGCCTAAAGTCCTAAACCCTAATAGCACCTTGGTGCTTTGGCCGCAAAGCAATAACAACACTATTAAGCATAAATAAGTTCAGAGTGTTCAACCCTTGGAAATGTCTCAAAGCAGCAATTAAGTCATGTTTGACAGTGTCCCAACACCTGCGAAATAAGATGCCAATGTAACCATCAGGACCAAGAGCCTTCTCTGGGTGCACATAAAAAATGACCTTTTTGATTTCTTTCTACAAAAATGCAAGGTTAGGGGAAGCTAGATCAAGGCGGGTAGGTCAAGAGCTTATGGGCTTAAAGAAGAATTTCGGGCTAAATAAGTGCCAAAGAGATCATTAAAATGTTGCCAAACATGCTGCTCTTTGTTTTGCTGGTCTGTATACTCAGTGCCATGAACTAAGATAGAAGTAATGAAATTCTTCCTTCTTCTGGCAGTGGCCTTCAAGTGAAAAAACCGAGAATTGCAGTCCCCCTCCTTCAGCTTGAGAAATCTGGAGCGTTGGCCTCCTTCAGCTTGAGAAATCTGGAGCGTTGGCGCAACATACATCTATCCAAGGCAGCAAAACCAAGGCTCATCATCTTTAACTTGCCTTTGAAAGTGTGTTCCTTGAGGGTGAGCATCATGTTATCCCTAGCAATGTCCAATTGTAATATGAGCTCATGAACAATTCTGGTCCTTAATTAAATATCACTCAACAGAGAAGAAGCCCAAGATTTGAGCTGCTTGGCAGTGAGAGATAATTTGTTATGCAAATTGGTGTACGGGTCACTCGACTTGGTAGCCTTATCCCAAGCTGCAGTAACGACGTCTTTGAATCCCTTCCCTATATATTTTCAAACATGAGTTTTCTCTGTAGCCTGAACAAAACATTACTTGTAAGCAGGAGCGGACAATGATCTGAATCAGCCGAGGAAAGGCCTTGTAACAGAGCATTGGGGAAAAGTTCGTTCCATGGTTGATTATAAAGAACCCTGTCGAGTCCGACCAGGATAATGTGTAGTTGCTCATTACTCCAAGTATGCCTTGTACCATGCAAATACATGTCCTTGAGCTCCAACCAGTTCATAAAGTTTCTGAATGCGTTAATCAGCCTTCTATTGATATTTACCATTGCTTCTGTCAGCTGCAGCAGCAAATCAAGTTGAAATCCCCCACTAAAACTAGTGGATCAGGGGGGGTTCACGCAAAGCAGTTGTAAGTCATTTAGGAAAGAGATCTTCTCATAGGGAGGCTGCGGACCATACACAATAATCAGGTGCCATGAATCACAATAATCTAATTTGAGCACTTGAGGGAAATGAAATTTGTTGAGCATTGCACAGAGATGAGAGCAACATCATCAGACCAAGCAACTAGCAGCCCCGCACTAGCACCATCAGACGGTGAGAAGGCAGATTCAGAGAAGGTGGCAGTGGCACCACAAATCTCAGATGTATACTAGAGCAGGATCAACACTTGATAGCTTGATCTCTTGTAGACTCACGCATATACCCCGCTGACTAATGAGCGACCGAACAGcggtcctcgtcgccggcgaatcTAGGCCTCTGACATTCCAAACTAAGAAGATCCATAGAAACTTGACGACCCCGCTTTCCAATTACGAACTACTAGCATGTTGTTAATTAACTCAAACTGCTACACAACCGACTTCACACTAGTCCTAGCCGCTCCTAGCTAGTCCTAGGACTAGCACGGATCGGAGCGCGGCGATACGGGAGCTGCCCTGCCCTGCGCCCCTGCCTCCGCCTATAAAAGTAGGCGCGGAGGTAGaggaccaccgccaccgccaccgccacaaaCCCAAACCCCCACCTCCCGCAGCGCAGCACGCGCACGGCGCACCAGCAATGGCGTCGCGGCCTCCCCCCGCCTTCGCTCTCGGCTCTCTGGATGCCGTCCGCCTCTTCGTCGAGGCCAACGGCCGGGTCCTCTTCTACCACGCCGTGGAGATCACGTCCGTGCGTGTGAGGGATGCGCGGGACGCGCTCACGCTtctgccagcgccgccgccgcctgaaggtgcggcgaggcttctgccgccgccgccgccgcgtgaaGATGCGGTGAGGCCGATCATCATCACCAACCGCGCCCGCGTCGAGCACCTCGCCACCGCCGGCCTCATGCTGCACTCTACGGACATGATCCTGGACGATCTGCTCAAAGAGGTGAACGAGCGACGCGCCATACAGGAGCACGTCAAGTGGCTGCGCCGCAACGCGGAGGTCATCATCGAGGACGTCGTCCTCCAGGACCCTCTCTTCTTCTCCTTCGTCGACGACGTCGCCAAGGAGATGCTCGCCGTCGCCGACAAGTTGAAGCCGCCGTGCCGCTACTTCGCGCAGCTGCATCACGCGCTGCAGACCCTCAAGGCGACAGTGAACGCGCTTCGAGACCGAGACGTCGTTCTCTCGACCCCGAGCTCGACGAGCGACCTGCCCGCGCCTGACCCCGCCGTTATCCTGGGCATCGGCGCGCCCTCACCCGCGCCCGCGACAGGCCCCGCCGTGATCCTGGCCATCGACGCGGcctcgcccgcgcccgcgcccgcgaccggccccgccgccgagccgctcgccgtggacgaggaggaggcgcccgcGTCCGAGAAGCCGCTCGCcgtggacgaggaggaggcgcccgcGTCCGAGAAGCCGCTCGCCCTGGAGGAGAAGGCGGCCGCGTCCGACAAGCCGCTCGCCCTGGAGGAGAAGGCGGCCGCGTCCGAGACTCCGCTCACCCTCGAGGAGAAGGCGGCCGCGTCCGAGACTCCGCTCACCCTGGAGGAGAAGGCGGCCGCGTCCGAGACTCCGCTCACCCTGGAGGAGAAGGCGGCCGCGTCCGAGCAGCCGAAGGCGCTCGCCCTGCAGGAGAAGGCGGCCGCATCGGAGAAGCAGCAGTCGCTCGCCCTCGAGGAGAAGACCGCCGCGTCGGAGAAGCTGATGGCGCCCATCAACGCCAACCTCGCCGACCCGGAGGCACACGACGCCTCAGAGGCCACCGCAGACGCGTTCCGCCCAGGCTCAACCGATGGGCCCGCTCCGGATGCCGCCGGCGTGGAGGATGATGCCGCAGCGTGAGTACTCTGCGATGGGAGGCGAGAACACGCCGAGATTGGAACTCAATTCGAGGTATGGAGGTACATTGGCTGTAGGATGTCGAGATTGAAACTCTGTTTCTCCAATTCGAGGTAGTATATTGCCTGCAGGATGTGCAGATTGGAACTCAGTAGTTTGATTGTGGACAATTGTGCTTGTTTGGTCGTTCTTCTTGTGTGATACCTGATCAGAATGGAAGTTTTTCAACTTTCTGCACAATCACAAATACATTTGTCCTAGAGCTCCATGTCGTTTATCACTGTAGAATTGTGCTTGTTTGATATGCTATTCTTACAATTTTTTGTTGTTTGATTGTGGATTAGAACAAATCAGCAGGCGTCCTTGCTTGATCTTTGTTCTTGTGTTGTTGTGGGTTAGAACAGCAAGTTTTTCAACTTGCATGATGATTGACAAAGTGCATGAATTAAATTTCTCATGCACAATCACTTTGACAAATACATCTGTCCTATGGCTCCATGTTGTGTGTCACTGTAGTATTGGATTTCAGTTTGTTGCATACTCTCAAATTCTCAATGTTCTCCTGTATTATGTTTTGTCTATCTTCCTTTTCCACCAAGCAGCATAGTTGTAAGGTTTGTAACATAAAActtcagcctcagtgacaaaattGATAGACACTACCTCCAACCCACAAtataacgtcttatattatgggacggagggagtacatgaacaACAAGAAGAGATTCAGATATAAATAGTCCGATTTTGATGCACCAGACGAGATTCGCAAACACATAAAAACGCTACAAGTAAAACTGAAGAAAAATCATCCTCAGATTCATGTAAACCTCTTTCTGAGAATCGATTCAATCATGTTCTTGAAAAAAGAATCGATTAAATCAACGGGGCCTTTCATTCATGGCTCAATCAACGGGGCTCTTCATTCACTAAATAAAAAGGAGGATTCGGCAGCCACAAATGCCGAACCACCTGCAAAGAACAGCCACAGCCTGTAGACTTCCATGGCGAAACAGCACCTTCTTCAAGGGGCAGCGTGCATCAATCGCCAAATGTTGGAAGCATGCACTGGATGACGGGTAAAATTGAGCATCAGAGAACCTGAATAATGTGCAGTTGTCTTACTAAAGTAACATTAACATATGCATAACTCAGATAACAGACATTGCACAGCTAAGACAACTTGGCAGTTGACACCAAAGATTCAACGGCATGGCATCGGCTGCAAGGCTCCAGGATATTTAACTTGACCATAGAGGGGACTTTCCCCAGAACGTATCTTCTGATGGCCAAGAGCGCTTTCTGTGCCTCCACCAGGCTATCCCCATCCATGAGGGGGTGACACTTGTCAAATTTTGTGACAGCGCAACTAGGATGACATGTGGTGTCCAGCGTAAGGCAGTCGAGTGATGTTGTATTCTCGAGGATATGACATGTTAGCTCAACCAAGCTCTTTGCCGAGCAAAAGCCAGTGATCGTCACACTCTTGAGCTTGTCATGGCGCTGCTGCGGGATCTGCCTCAGATCATGTGAGGGCTCTCCAAGAATCGAAGCATGCCCCATGCGATGCTGGGATATCTGCATAGGACCAATATCAATGCCACTGCTCTCCAGAGAAACCAAGATACCAAATACTATTGAAGGATGAAATAACTTACAGCTAATACAAAATTCTCCAAGCAAGGAGAAGCATCGAGAAAAGAAACCAGAGAAAGATAATCATAAGCTCCGGAAAGAGCCATTCCCACTAATGAAATCTGCAAGAGCTTGAGGTGGAGAAACTTGCTAGATAGCATCGGTGTGTTCACCATCTGCATAAAGACATCTGAGACCTTAATTGCATTCCAATGTATCACTACTTTTATCGGCAGGCATAGCAAGTCCATAATAATCATCTAAAGTTTCAGAGTATACCTCATTCGGTGATGATATGGTAAGTGTTTCAACATTTGGGGCAATAGACAAAAGATTGTGCCGAGCATAACAGACAATGTTGGTCTGGCGGAAGCATATCATGCGTAGGGTTTTCACTTGCAGTGAGCCCCCAAGTGAGATTTGACCTATGAAACCTTCGAAGTAAAAAGTGGTGAGATTTGGAGCATTGCTCTCTACCACCTGCAGCCTATCACAATCAGCCACCTCCAGAAAACGGAGACGCTGCAGCAGAGAAGGTATCTTCAAGGAAATTATCTCCTTGCAGTACTGGAGTATCAAGCACACCAAAGCGGGAGAATTGGAAAGGAGACACCATAATTCATCCCCAGTAATCCGCGTGCAACACAGGCGCAGTCTTGTCAGGCTTCTTAGGCAACCAAGACCAGCTGTGGGACGCAAGGTACAGTAACACAGGTCGAGATATTGAATTGAGTTTCCGCTCCCGTTAGATAATAGTGAACATGGGAAGTTATACACTGAAATGATGGGTACAGCATTCTCAAAAACAATGGTGGGTAGAGGCAGCGTCAGGATCAGTTCTTCAATCCCTGGAGTAACAGCAATACGAAGCCAACTATCAAGATAGGTGAAGTCGATGTTGTCACAACTATAGAGATCAATGTCTAGTGTCTTCACGCCGATGCCTGAGCGATTTTGCATAATCAGGTCAATCTTGCTGATAAGATCTCTTGTTATTACATCCCTAGACGCATTTCTATTCAAGCCAAGTGTTCCCAGACTGAATGTAAGGTTGGGATGGAATATCCAGTTGCGTCGGAATGTGTGCGATGCGCAAGCAGCACGAGCAGCATCTCTAAGTGTCATTTTGGCATGAATATGCCGCAAGATATCCTGCATGCAGCAGACATAGGAGAATACACTCATTAGAATTATagatgcaagaaaatagattgAAAAAACTCAGATAAAATCATAAAATAGCAATCCCTAAGAATAAATGGTGATTCAGTCTGCCTATATGTTTGAATTAGACATCATAAAGGGAACAGTGCAACCAGTGATGTGAAGACATGCATGGAAGCATGGATACTTTTTTTTTTGGAGAAAGGAGAACACTGATTAGGGCTGCTCGACACCTCAGGAAGGTAACGAAGTACAGAGAGGAAATGATTATGTAGTAAAAAGTGTTTATAACCCCATCCTTCTAGTCCGAATGTGGCACCCCGCATTTTAAGCTTGGCTATAATTCTGGGTATACTCTATTAGTTGGTATCTTCCTGCCTCCACTCCAGGGAGAGGTACAACCTAGATTGCAGCGATATCGATACGTGTATCAGTATCGGGGCGATACGGATACGTAAACACATCATTTCTGAAAAGCGTCAATACAAGAATAGGTTTgactatttttttaaataatataaAGAATATGTTATCAATTAAGCATCAAGCCATTTAGTATATATTTAGTCAGTACAGCCCATTATCTTCTATCTTATCCATGATTCCAACAAAAGCAAGAACCAGCAGCCAAAGGGTAGCAGCAATTTACCAAACATAAAAGTTCAGTTAGAGAGAAAGGGAGGAGGAAATCAGAAGCCTTCCATTAGATAGAATTCTACAGGATAGTGGGGGGACGAGGAGCGGGAGCACCGGGGAAAGGAGCCCACCACCAGCACTACTAGAGCGTGAGAGGTATCGTGGAAGTATCGGTGTTTTCTTGGGTATAACATAGGTCCCAGGTTTTTGGATGTCGTTTCTTTCAACTAACTCTTCTATGACAGCATTACGAGGCTGATGCTTGCACCATAGCCAAACGTGTCTTAATTTTAGAGAGGACTTTCCTCTTATTACAAACTGTAGCAGTAGAAAATTAGAAACATCTTGTTTGGAGGGCTGTTGGATGGAGTTCGCTGGTGGAATTCAAGCCAGATCCTGCCATTCTCTTCCTTGGCAGAAATTTAGTAAGTCTGCATGAATTTAGCTTCAACAGTTGATTTCCTCTCAAACTCCATGTACTTTTTATACAACTTCCTCTAATTTACTCCTGACAGATACCACGGGCTACAAAATCCAAAAGTAAAACATCTCAATCCAAACTAGACACCTACCCAAATCCCCAGCAAACCCTCCAAAACACAATCTACCCCCTCTTCATCCTGGAGTGGAGACAAGCCAGAGTCCTTAGATATCATTGCAGTGATAGAAAACTACAAAGAACAAAAAATCCTATGGAAACCTCCAAATTACTATTCATAAGCTACAACAAGTACACATGCCTACAGCTTAATAACCAAACGAAACAGTGCCTTTGAGAGCCCCCATCCACTCACTTTCCGTTCAACATCCTGCCTGTAAACCCTCAGGAACGAAACATACCAAGAAGCGGTAGAATACATGTCCATTGTTATCCAGCAAGCACAAGCTTGCCCGTGGTTTCCAACAGAGGAAATGTGATTTTTACTTGAAATGGGTGGAATTCTTAAGTATCAGCATCATGTACCTCTGGAAGATCGGGACAAGATATTCCTCTGTCCACATGATAGTTATCATCTTGCTGGCAGCGCAGACTCTTTCTTTTAGCCACCAAAGCAACCGGTCCACCTGCAATAGACCACAGTTATGGTGAGAACAGGCATTAGAATGCAAGCTCAAGGATATCGTGTGTTGCACATCAGATCCTATTTCTGAAAATCAAGAAGATTTCCCTCTAGGTGCAGGTTATCTGAGAGGATTGCATCCTTGACTCAACACACTTAATGGATGCTGCCTTGCCCTCCAGTCAAAATAGCTTTTGAATTATTTCTGCTGTAATTTctaggcagggtaataatctcttCAGGCAGAAGTCACCATTGGCACTTAAGAAGGAACTAGGACAGAGATTTGGTGTCCAGTTTTCGTTCATATTCCCCAATTTTGTGCCCAAGTAAAGATAGGCTGGCCGACGTAGATCATCCCAGTGATCGAGCTTGGTCCAATTCTCACCCAAATAGAATCCCCACCTATGCTGCCACACACACAAATAAACAGTTCTTCCTCTACCAACAGATCTATGTAACACACTAAGAGAATAtacaaaacaaaagcaaaaaaataaCTGAGAGGCGGAAAGAAGGAGAGAGTGCAAGCAGGAGCCTTACGGATTCGCCGGCGGCAGCGCAGCCTGTGCCGCTTCCTGGACATGAGGAGCCTCATCAGTGTCGAATCCTGCGTGAAGCGATGTTTAGGGGGAGCAGGAAGGGCAATCGAGATTTTTCAAGCCCGGGCCTCGACCCAAGACGCGAGGGGAGGTGGAGGAGATCGCGCCGGCGGAGGAGCTAGGGAGGAGTTTGGTCCGGGCTCCGCTGGGGACGAGGTGCTGAAGTGGCTTCAAGGATATATTTTGGCAAGGCAATATCAAAGGCCCTTAAGAAACGGAAATATTATCTGGCTTACGCTTCCTGGGAGGCCAACCCTAGCGAACGCCTCTAGGGTCGCATGATCTCCATCCCATGGCTGGCAGTTTTTGGCCAAAAAATACATTACGCTTCTTTGGTGTCTCTGCAAAGCAAGGAATGATTTTCTATTTGATAAGGCGAAATCTCTTCCTCATCAAGTTCACATTGCTGCTTTTGCGTTAACCTCTAATGTGTATGACAATGCCCTTCTCTTGAATCAGGCTCCAACTCCAACTCAGTTGTCTTCTAATCAAATTCCTTTGCCTGGCAGAACCCTTAGGTCTGATTTGTTGGCTGATGGGGCTAAAATCTATTCGGATGCAGCTTTTAGGACCAAGAAAATTCCAGGTTTGTTGCAAGGACAGGTTGGCACAAGTGTGGGAATCTTTATTTCCTTACCCTCTAACCGAGGAGAGATCAATGTGCAAGTGCAAGCTTCAGCTCCTCCAACTTCTACTCCTCTGCAAGCGGAGGCTCTTGCACTAAATTTTGCTGCTTATCTTGAATCTCAACTCAACATTGCTCAGCCTACTTTTCTGACGGACTGCTTGGTTTTAGCAGGGGCTGCTGCTCTAGGTAATGTCTCCACTTCTGAAACTCCATGGAGTATCCGGAAATCTTTGGCTAGTTTTTTTAAGACTACTTGTCAGCTTCAGCCAAAGGTGTTTCACATTTCTAGGGAGATCAATGGTATTGTTCATAATCTTGCTCAACAAGTTTTCCGTGCTATTGGCGACACTCGGCTTTCTTGTTTTGCTGCAAGACACAATCATGGTCTTTGCCCAATACTGCCTCTTCTTGGAAATTTTCAGATTCAGGGCTTTAGAATTCATACAGTTTACTGTTATTAATTTTCTCCCTGTAGGTTTTGGTGTGGCAAGTTTTTATCTCAGTTATAGATGGTAGCCTGGGCTTGTTCTTTGTTTCTTCTTGAGCTCTGCCTTCTCTCTGTACTTTGTGTTGTGCTTGGTTTTTATTCGTTTGCAGATCTCTGGAGTTTGATGCTATATCGCGAAGCTGGAGTACATCGGTTTCTTATTTTGCAGGGTTTTCATCTTGATTGCAGATGTATTTTGCTGTTTCTACAGGACCTTGACATGCTTGCTTCAAGAAAGATGGCAGTGAAGCAAAAGGCAACAACAATTCATAGTTTCAGATTCAGAGTGTTCCTGTGCTAGTTCTGACCATGTTGATCATGGTGTAGTGGTCATTCCCACTTTGCCTCATATAGGGTCTTTCTTCAGTTCTCTTTTCTAGATAATGTTGCTACTCCTCTCTACATCTTCAGCAGATCTATGTAATTCTCTTTGTACTTTCTCTACGAGCTGAATGAATTTGGCACTTCGGTGCCTTTGCTTGTTCAGAAAAAAGATCTCAATCGACTGAAATTTAACCAAGTCTCATTCAAGTGACATACCatgtaaaaagaaaaaggaaaaattgcACGGATCTCCATGTATAAGATCTCCTGAATATAGCATCGACTAAGACTTAGTTAAGTCTTAGTTGACTGAGATTTAGCAATCTCGTTTCTAAAAACTGGCAACCCCACACCCTTCAAATGCAGTGATAACTGTGAGGGGACCACGTTCTTTTCCACCCATCTTCTGACGGACGTTCACCAGGGATGAGAGTCCTAAAATAAGGCAAAGCCGAAGTCATCAAAATTTCACAAGTAATTTTTGGAGACCAGAAAGAAAAATTAGCATCAACCAATTGATAGTCATATCGGTTGACAATTTACTATGACATGGAGGACTGGGTCTTTATGAGTACTGACAGTTTGAGGATGCGTGAGTTGAGACTTGTATATTAATCTCACACATTAGTTCAAAAGGTGTAAGGTGCACTTTTCACCTTTCTCATGGGAAGCAAAACTGGCCGGTGTAAATGTAATTCTGAGTTAAAAACTGCTATAGGTCATTGAGGAAACCAAAATTTTCAATTTATTCTTTGAACGTCAAGAGATAGGTCTAGGCTGTCATGTCAGTTCTTTCACCATTTTTTGTTAAAGATATGTTTGCATTTTGGAGAGAAGTAGCTACTTCCTTTGCACTGAAATatatggggtatcatattgattcacttgatatgtgttttggcactcaactcgcagattcccgaggtgacattggggtattgatgacccacaagtataggggatctatcgtagtcctttcagtaagtaagagtgtcgaacccaacgaggagcagaaggaaatgacaagtggttttcagcaatgtattctctgcaagcactgaaattatcggtaatagatagttttgtgataagataattcgtaacgggtaacaagtaacaagggtaacaaaagtgaagcaaggtggcacaatcctttttgtagcaaaggacaagcctaggcaaactcttatataaagcaaagcgctcccgaggacgcaTGTGAATTATTggcaagttagttttcatcacgctcatatgattcacgttcgttactttgagaatttgatatgtgggtggatcggtgcttgggtgctgccctttcttggacaagccgattaacccctctcgcaagcatccgcaactacaaaaaaataattaagat comes from Triticum aestivum cultivar Chinese Spring chromosome 5B, IWGSC CS RefSeq v2.1, whole genome shotgun sequence and encodes:
- the LOC123112581 gene encoding uncharacterized protein gives rise to the protein MRLLMSRKRHRLRCRRRIRGPVALVAKRKSLRCQQDDNYHVDRGISCPDLPEDILRHIHAKMTLRDAARAACASHTFRRNWIFHPNLTFSLGTLGLNRNASRDVITRDLISKIDLIMQNRSGIGVKTLDIDLYSCDNIDFTYLDSWLRIAVTPGIEELILTLPLPTIVFENAVPIISVYNFPCSLLSNGSGNSIQYLDLCYCTLRPTAGLGCLRSLTRLRLCCTRITGDELWCLLSNSPALVCLILQYCKEIISLKIPSLLQRLRFLEVADCDRLQVVESNAPNLTTFYFEGFIGQISLGGSLQVKTLRMICFRQTNIVCYARHNLLSIAPNVETLTISSPNEMVNTPMLSSKFLHLKLLQISLVGMALSGAYDYLSLVSFLDASPCLENFVLAISQHRMGHASILGEPSHDLRQIPQQRHDKLKSVTITGFCSAKSLVELTCHILENTTSLDCLTLDTTCHPSCAVTKFDKCHPLMDGDSLVEAQKALLAIRRYVLGKVPSMVKLNILEPCSRCHAVESLVSTAKLS